One Arenicella xantha DNA segment encodes these proteins:
- a CDS encoding sterol desaturase family protein, whose protein sequence is MEFIVGVFDHFIGNFGDSFRTEATRYWLGAGGIFLLTWVVFAGLLKNRRIRKPLPSKLRNKQMWREIRTSTLTVIVFTFCFSITNQLMIYFFGGSIFQIYSDVSDYGWAYLVFSVVLWSIGLDTYFYWTHRFMHHPKFYKFFHLTHHRSHNPTPFTAYSFAPSEAVLVYIFAPVFFILVPMHKTAFICAMLIQIFRNAIAHCGYEIFPRGWARHPILGIFTTVTHHDLHHEKGNGNYAFYFTFWDRIMGTEHPEYLARFDRATEAKEPMLNQVPAK, encoded by the coding sequence ATGGAATTTATTGTTGGAGTGTTCGACCACTTTATAGGCAACTTTGGAGATAGTTTTCGTACTGAAGCTACGCGCTATTGGCTCGGTGCGGGAGGCATCTTTTTACTGACGTGGGTTGTGTTCGCCGGTCTATTAAAGAATCGACGCATTCGTAAACCATTGCCGAGCAAGCTGCGCAATAAACAAATGTGGCGTGAAATTCGAACCTCGACGCTGACGGTCATCGTGTTCACATTCTGTTTTAGTATTACTAATCAACTGATGATTTACTTCTTTGGTGGATCGATTTTCCAGATATACAGTGATGTGTCGGACTATGGCTGGGCTTATTTGGTGTTTTCAGTGGTGTTGTGGAGCATTGGTTTGGACACCTATTTCTATTGGACGCATCGGTTTATGCATCATCCGAAGTTCTATAAGTTCTTTCACTTAACGCACCACCGCTCACACAACCCAACGCCGTTTACTGCCTACTCATTCGCGCCGTCTGAAGCGGTGTTGGTATACATCTTTGCGCCGGTGTTCTTCATTTTAGTGCCAATGCATAAAACTGCTTTTATCTGTGCCATGTTGATTCAGATATTTCGCAATGCAATTGCTCATTGTGGCTATGAAATTTTCCCTCGCGGTTGGGCGCGACATCCAATCTTAGGGATTTTTACTACGGTCACGCACCACGACTTACACCATGAGAAGGGGAACGGTAACTATGCGTTTTATTTCACGTTTTGGGATCGTATTATGGGTACTGAGCATCCTGAGTATCTAGCGCGTTTTGATCGCGCGACTGAAGCAAAGGAACCGATGTTGAATCAGGTGCCGGCCAAATAA
- a CDS encoding 3-deoxy-7-phosphoheptulonate synthase has translation MTTANQRIRAIDPIQPPSALLLKYPLSGTAESLVNSTRNAISNILHKRDDRLLVIAGPCSVHDPKSALEYAKRLAELRQLHAADLEVVMRVYFEKPRTTIGWKGLINDPDLNQSFNVDKGLDVARKLLLDINQLGVPAGCEFLDAVTGQYYADLVSWGAIGARTTESQIHRELASGLSCPIGFKNGTKGDVDIAADAVIAARAPHIFLSPTEEGTTALFTTAGNEDGHIILRGGIQPNYDAKSVADAIKILDKRSIDTGIMIDMSHANSEKQHRNQLKVGQSIAEQLSAGNHDIVSCMIESHLVEGKQAIADRSSLVYGQSITDACIGFDDTEDLLATLAKAVQARRQCQAR, from the coding sequence ATGACCACCGCCAACCAGCGCATTCGCGCAATTGATCCAATTCAACCGCCCAGCGCGCTGCTGCTTAAATACCCATTGTCTGGGACCGCCGAGTCGTTGGTCAATTCGACTCGCAATGCAATTAGCAATATTCTGCATAAACGCGACGACCGACTGTTGGTGATTGCTGGCCCATGTTCAGTACATGACCCCAAGTCAGCACTTGAATATGCCAAGCGTTTGGCCGAACTCCGCCAATTACATGCAGCCGACCTAGAGGTCGTCATGCGTGTGTATTTCGAAAAACCGCGCACTACTATCGGATGGAAGGGACTAATAAACGACCCCGATCTGAACCAAAGTTTTAACGTTGATAAAGGCTTAGACGTCGCGCGTAAACTGTTGCTCGACATCAATCAACTCGGTGTGCCCGCTGGTTGTGAATTTCTAGATGCAGTCACCGGCCAATACTATGCAGACTTAGTCAGCTGGGGCGCAATTGGAGCGCGGACCACGGAAAGCCAAATACATCGTGAACTAGCATCCGGCTTATCCTGCCCAATCGGTTTTAAAAACGGCACAAAAGGCGATGTGGATATTGCCGCCGATGCCGTTATTGCCGCGCGCGCGCCGCATATATTCTTGAGTCCAACAGAGGAGGGCACCACTGCCCTTTTTACCACCGCCGGCAATGAAGACGGTCACATTATTTTACGTGGTGGTATTCAACCTAATTACGATGCAAAAAGTGTCGCCGATGCAATAAAAATATTAGACAAGCGCTCAATCGATACCGGCATCATGATTGATATGAGTCATGCCAATAGCGAAAAGCAGCATCGCAATCAATTGAAGGTTGGGCAAAGCATTGCTGAGCAGCTTAGTGCTGGCAATCACGATATTGTCAGCTGCATGATCGAGAGCCATTTGGTGGAAGGCAAACAAGCAATTGCGGACCGTTCATCGTTGGTATATGGGCAGAGTATTACCGATGCATGCATAGGATTTGACGACACCGAAGACTTACTAGCCACCTTAGCTAAGGCGGTTCAAGCTCGCCGTCAATGCCAAGCCAGGTAG
- a CDS encoding alpha/beta fold hydrolase, whose translation MSNSSFSSLIYRIIGKPERWHDDYIVDIMQQYLDEADTLDDPDNLMELAAGDQILSKINQGNVALNAFNTLLDKSRFQMIILDDEFNLVYHNRNASALLDYLCEPNAPESIKADLKRLIQQTPISDSANKQNALLALPYYDPNGDHIYLRSIRSQVKDHSSPTLFHILMVLDKSHASQRLNPDLVASYGLTEKEQDVLLRLVHGNSIRQIADAVFVSDNTIKSHLKSLFRKTNTNSQGTLISLILTHESQVLDSYFESDITTASAELNDQNDREIRLSDGHAITYCEYGPADGRPLLVFHSGFGSRLAAPPNAHEICQRLGRRMIIPDRPGIGKTRFIEGHPAQWNAQLNEFIDLLGLQQYDLLGSVIACQLTMSFAAQADQRLNKIILASPVFLNDYEDTKNLTEILAPAARYVRLSPEFAKEIYQLWLKSVTLNLDAHYPAMLETSVGTAEREMFERHGIVKLLTDVFKEGARQSLDGILNEMIFCMTPLHLDTEQFKKPIEIWYGTEDKRITEAGARAICDKFKHATLHIREGYSEHLYYALFEEIIQ comes from the coding sequence ATGAGCAACTCCAGCTTCAGTAGTCTGATCTACCGAATTATTGGCAAGCCCGAGCGCTGGCATGACGACTACATTGTCGACATCATGCAGCAGTACTTGGACGAAGCCGATACGTTGGATGATCCCGACAACCTAATGGAACTCGCCGCCGGCGATCAAATATTGTCGAAAATCAATCAAGGCAACGTTGCACTAAACGCGTTTAATACCCTGCTGGACAAGAGCCGTTTTCAGATGATTATCTTGGATGACGAGTTTAATCTGGTCTATCACAACCGTAACGCCAGCGCACTGCTCGACTACTTATGTGAGCCTAACGCGCCCGAGTCAATCAAGGCCGACCTCAAACGGCTAATTCAACAAACACCAATTTCTGATTCGGCCAATAAACAAAACGCTCTGCTTGCACTGCCGTATTATGATCCGAACGGTGACCATATTTATCTGCGCTCGATTCGCAGCCAAGTAAAAGACCATAGCAGCCCCACCTTATTTCATATTCTGATGGTGCTGGATAAATCTCACGCCAGTCAGCGACTCAATCCAGACCTAGTTGCCAGCTACGGCTTGACCGAAAAAGAACAAGATGTGTTGTTGAGACTTGTACATGGCAACAGTATTCGACAGATCGCAGACGCAGTGTTTGTCAGCGACAACACGATAAAATCACACCTGAAATCACTATTCAGAAAAACCAATACAAATTCACAAGGCACGCTAATAAGCTTAATTCTGACGCATGAGTCACAGGTTCTGGATTCATACTTTGAATCCGACATTACCACCGCCAGTGCCGAGCTAAACGATCAAAACGATCGTGAAATACGCCTTAGTGATGGTCATGCCATTACTTATTGCGAATACGGCCCCGCTGATGGCCGACCTTTGTTAGTGTTTCATAGTGGCTTTGGTTCGCGGCTCGCTGCGCCGCCCAATGCACATGAGATTTGTCAGCGATTAGGCCGTCGAATGATCATTCCGGATCGACCTGGAATAGGTAAAACACGCTTCATTGAAGGTCATCCAGCACAATGGAATGCCCAACTAAATGAATTTATTGATCTACTTGGCTTACAGCAATATGACCTGCTCGGAAGCGTTATCGCTTGCCAGTTAACCATGAGCTTTGCCGCACAAGCCGATCAACGTCTGAATAAAATAATTCTGGCATCACCGGTATTTTTGAATGACTACGAAGACACCAAGAACCTAACCGAAATCCTCGCTCCGGCCGCACGTTATGTACGGCTCTCGCCTGAGTTTGCTAAGGAAATTTATCAGCTCTGGCTAAAAAGCGTGACGCTGAATTTAGATGCGCATTACCCAGCCATGCTCGAGACCAGCGTTGGAACTGCCGAACGCGAAATGTTCGAACGGCACGGTATCGTGAAATTGCTGACCGATGTATTTAAAGAAGGCGCTCGACAAAGCCTCGACGGCATTTTAAATGAAATGATATTTTGCATGACCCCATTGCATCTAGACACTGAGCAGTTTAAAAAACCCATTGAGATATGGTACGGCACCGAAGACAAACGCATTACCGAAGCCGGTGCCCGAGCAATTTGCGATAAGTTCAAGCACGCCACATTACACATTCGCGAAGGCTACAGCGAACACCTTTACTACGCCCTATTTGAGGAAATTATTCAGTAG
- a CDS encoding acyl-CoA-binding protein, with product MQDLTQAFEDTVELVKTARGNFTPSNQLKLEMYGLYKQATEGDVHGKKPGMLDVVGKAKYQAWAKLKGTDSTQAMQLYINKVAEIKSDIT from the coding sequence ATGCAAGATTTAACACAAGCCTTTGAAGACACCGTGGAGTTGGTCAAGACTGCGCGCGGAAATTTCACTCCATCAAATCAACTTAAGCTCGAAATGTATGGTCTCTATAAGCAGGCTACCGAAGGCGATGTCCACGGCAAGAAACCAGGCATGCTAGATGTGGTGGGCAAAGCCAAGTACCAAGCATGGGCCAAGCTCAAAGGCACTGATTCAACTCAGGCTATGCAACTGTACATAAACAAGGTTGCCGAAATTAAATCTGATATTACTTAA
- a CDS encoding prolyl oligopeptidase family serine peptidase — MNNVTHQTRATSQNSAAAETPARAQNLSINIIGTFLAGVSLWLISDNAFSGVVNSTDIENLTNESVVSEVNQDPYQWLEQIEGDKSLAWVTAANAKTEARLGNDPLYADLYSEALDALTRKDKLPELTQRGDWLYSLKKDQEHPRGRYLRTKVSTFNAGKPDWQTVLDIDALSADDGVKWVFQSMNCLAPAYTRCLVSLSPGGTDASELREFDLTNMAFVADGFKLPSAKMQVAWRDLNHVFVATDFGSDSMTESGYPRSIKVWERGTPLVEAKRLFETDVSSVSASVSHFGQGADATTLLDENLSYWTSRYYIVEGDKTHELALPDSSVVEGMIQGQLVVSLKDDWAWQGKTYAQGAVLLVAPKAVLMANDSKVMPTVLIEPRSDTIVEAINVLDEVLLVTVLEDVNSKIIRFEKNQQGWQSSWVDLPNSGTISVQTTNDKTGAFYVRYEGFITAPTLFYVDSELKANQVLQQKPSFDGALFKVEQHFTKSADGTRVPYFVVMHKDTKLDGSNPTLMFSYGGFRVSLTPSYSGSYEALNGVYGNAWLARGGVFVLANIRGGGEYGPAWHAAALRENKVKSFEDFEAVAEDLIARKITSPKHLGIEGRSNGGLLVGATMIRRPDLYGAVICGVPLLDMQRYHTLLAGASWMAEYGDPDTDDWTFMQTYSPYQNLDKDTTYPPIFFFTSTLDDRVHPGHARKMAARMAAFKQQVDYYENTEGGHKGSVTSEQLAKRVALGFTHLWRHLK, encoded by the coding sequence ATGAATAACGTTACTCATCAGACCCGCGCAACGTCTCAGAACTCAGCCGCTGCCGAGACCCCAGCACGGGCTCAGAATCTATCTATTAACATTATCGGTACGTTTCTCGCTGGCGTCTCGTTATGGCTTATTAGCGATAACGCGTTTAGTGGAGTAGTTAACAGCACTGATATCGAAAATTTAACAAACGAAAGCGTAGTCAGCGAGGTCAACCAAGATCCGTACCAATGGCTGGAACAGATAGAAGGTGATAAGTCACTAGCGTGGGTAACAGCGGCTAACGCCAAAACCGAAGCTAGGCTGGGCAATGATCCTTTGTACGCCGATTTGTATAGTGAGGCACTTGATGCTCTTACGCGCAAAGATAAGCTGCCAGAACTTACGCAACGCGGCGACTGGCTTTATTCATTAAAGAAAGATCAGGAGCATCCTCGTGGACGTTATCTGCGCACCAAGGTGAGCACGTTTAATGCGGGTAAGCCAGATTGGCAGACGGTGCTGGATATTGATGCACTGTCTGCAGATGATGGAGTTAAGTGGGTATTCCAAAGTATGAATTGCTTAGCGCCGGCATACACTCGCTGTTTAGTTAGTCTATCCCCTGGCGGCACCGATGCCAGTGAACTACGTGAGTTTGATTTAACCAACATGGCATTTGTGGCCGATGGTTTCAAACTACCGAGCGCTAAGATGCAGGTAGCATGGCGTGACTTAAACCATGTGTTTGTTGCCACCGATTTTGGGAGCGACAGCATGACCGAGTCGGGCTACCCGCGGTCGATAAAAGTGTGGGAGCGTGGTACACCGTTAGTCGAGGCAAAACGATTGTTTGAAACCGACGTGAGTTCGGTGTCGGCGTCGGTCAGTCATTTTGGGCAAGGCGCCGATGCGACGACGTTGCTTGATGAAAACCTGAGCTACTGGACGAGTCGTTACTACATAGTCGAAGGCGATAAAACACATGAATTGGCCTTACCGGACTCATCGGTAGTCGAGGGAATGATCCAAGGTCAACTCGTTGTGTCGTTAAAAGATGACTGGGCTTGGCAAGGTAAAACCTATGCTCAAGGAGCGGTATTGTTGGTGGCGCCGAAAGCCGTTCTGATGGCCAATGACAGCAAAGTGATGCCCACGGTGCTGATTGAACCGCGTTCCGACACCATTGTTGAGGCCATCAACGTATTAGATGAAGTGTTGTTGGTTACCGTACTCGAAGACGTAAATTCGAAGATCATACGGTTTGAAAAAAACCAACAAGGTTGGCAGTCAAGCTGGGTCGATTTGCCAAATTCAGGCACGATTTCGGTGCAGACTACTAATGACAAAACCGGCGCGTTCTATGTTCGCTATGAAGGTTTTATTACCGCGCCGACCCTATTTTATGTTGATTCTGAGCTGAAAGCGAACCAAGTACTGCAGCAGAAGCCTTCATTTGACGGGGCGCTATTTAAGGTCGAGCAGCACTTCACCAAGTCCGCCGACGGCACACGAGTACCTTACTTCGTGGTGATGCATAAAGACACTAAGTTAGATGGCAGCAACCCAACGTTAATGTTTTCATATGGTGGATTTCGTGTGTCGTTAACGCCATCTTATTCCGGCTCGTATGAAGCTTTGAACGGGGTTTATGGAAACGCATGGCTGGCGCGCGGTGGCGTGTTTGTGTTGGCCAATATTCGCGGTGGTGGTGAATACGGTCCAGCATGGCATGCGGCGGCATTGCGCGAAAACAAAGTGAAGTCTTTCGAAGACTTTGAGGCGGTGGCAGAAGATCTAATTGCACGCAAAATCACCTCCCCAAAGCACCTGGGTATTGAAGGTCGGTCGAACGGTGGCCTGTTGGTGGGCGCGACCATGATTCGACGGCCAGATCTATACGGTGCAGTAATTTGTGGTGTGCCTTTGTTGGATATGCAGCGATACCATACCTTATTGGCTGGTGCTAGCTGGATGGCCGAATACGGTGATCCGGATACCGATGATTGGACGTTTATGCAGACCTATAGCCCCTATCAAAACCTAGATAAAGATACGACTTATCCTCCTATCTTCTTTTTCACCTCGACCTTAGATGATCGAGTGCATCCCGGTCATGCGCGCAAGATGGCCGCTCGTATGGCCGCGTTCAAGCAGCAAGTGGATTACTATGAAAACACTGAGGGCGGGCATAAAGGCAGCGTGACCAGTGAGCAACTTGCTAAGCGAGTTGCTCTAGGCTTTACGCATCTATGGCGTCATTTGAAATAG
- a CDS encoding SDR family NAD(P)-dependent oxidoreductase, which translates to MPHTIHMHEQFHCERNISDVFDYVVDFSRIQEWDHTIKHSSKVTDGPIQLGTKFDVIFAMGPRRIPIAYEITEWDYPNRAVLTGVSDNFTAIDTVTLTANESGCHLDWDAKIDFRGLAAKVVPFMESKIVSGGAQTIRDLEVALADDFPVPSLGTFSKLADKLILPGVLSFSKAGYAAHKGNWKPVTASIKGKHAIVTGATSGLGLATAKSLAHLGAHLTLVARDADKANAVARSITEQTGNANIKIEIADLALIADVKQLAARLLNKASAIDILVNNAGALFNDRQVTSEGLEQSFALLLLAPTILTEKLQPLLAKSDDARIINVVSGGMYATRISVSNLESTKGEYRGTDAYARAKRGLVIKGEQWAEQWAGDGITVHHMHPGWAQTPGVESSLPGFTKATRRILRTPDEGADTIVWLAQATEAGKTSGRLWLDRLPHSTHLLNKTRETDAQRIALAEALAQYAARFD; encoded by the coding sequence ATGCCGCACACTATCCACATGCACGAGCAGTTTCACTGCGAACGAAATATCTCTGACGTATTCGACTATGTCGTTGATTTCTCGCGCATTCAAGAGTGGGATCACACCATTAAACACTCGAGCAAAGTTACTGATGGCCCAATTCAACTGGGCACTAAATTTGATGTGATATTTGCCATGGGGCCAAGGCGCATTCCCATTGCCTACGAAATTACTGAGTGGGACTACCCAAACCGCGCTGTACTAACTGGCGTCAGCGATAACTTTACCGCAATTGATACCGTTACATTGACCGCCAACGAATCAGGTTGTCATCTAGACTGGGACGCAAAAATTGACTTTCGGGGGCTCGCCGCCAAAGTCGTGCCGTTCATGGAAAGCAAGATCGTATCTGGCGGCGCCCAAACTATTCGTGACCTAGAAGTCGCGCTCGCTGATGATTTTCCAGTACCGAGCTTAGGTACCTTCAGCAAACTAGCAGACAAGTTGATTCTGCCCGGAGTGCTGTCATTTTCAAAAGCTGGCTACGCTGCACACAAAGGCAACTGGAAGCCCGTCACGGCCAGCATTAAAGGCAAACATGCCATTGTAACTGGCGCCACATCGGGACTCGGACTCGCAACCGCCAAGTCGCTTGCGCACTTAGGTGCCCATTTAACGTTGGTTGCACGTGACGCCGACAAAGCCAATGCAGTTGCTCGAAGCATCACTGAACAGACTGGCAACGCCAACATAAAAATCGAGATTGCAGACCTTGCTTTAATCGCGGACGTCAAACAACTAGCAGCGCGCTTGCTAAACAAGGCGAGTGCGATCGACATTTTGGTGAACAACGCAGGGGCATTGTTTAATGATCGTCAAGTAACGTCTGAAGGGTTAGAACAAAGCTTTGCATTATTGTTGCTGGCGCCGACCATATTGACTGAAAAATTACAGCCCTTGTTAGCCAAAAGCGACGACGCACGAATCATCAACGTGGTGTCAGGAGGTATGTACGCGACTCGAATATCGGTGTCCAATCTCGAAAGCACCAAAGGTGAATATCGTGGTACCGATGCCTATGCCCGCGCCAAACGAGGACTCGTAATCAAAGGCGAACAATGGGCTGAGCAGTGGGCTGGCGACGGCATCACGGTACATCATATGCATCCGGGCTGGGCGCAAACTCCTGGGGTTGAAAGCAGTCTACCGGGATTCACCAAAGCCACTCGACGTATTCTGAGAACGCCCGACGAAGGCGCCGATACCATTGTGTGGCTAGCGCAGGCTACTGAAGCGGGCAAAACATCTGGACGGCTTTGGTTAGATCGTCTGCCACACAGTACCCATTTACTCAACAAGACTCGAGAAACCGACGCTCAGCGTATCGCCCTAGCCGAGGCGCTGGCGCAATACGCGGCGCGCTTCGACTAA